The nucleotide sequence CGATCTCGATGTTTCTTCCAAAGAAGTCCTCATGCGTGCTGACTTCAACGTCCCGCTCAAGGATGGCGTCATCACCGATGACACCCGGATCCAAGGGGCGATCCCTTCCATCCGCCATCTGATTTCGGGCGGTGCCAAGCTCGTGCTTTGCTCCCACCTCGGTCGTCCCACCGGCGGCTTCGAGGCGAAGTTCTCCCTTGCTCCCGTGGCAGCCGCACTTTCCGCCATCCTCGGCCAAGAGGTGAAACTCGCTCCGGACAGCATCGGTGAGGAAACGGCCGCCCTCCGCGCCGCCCTCCAACCGGGCGAGGTCCTGTTGCTTGAGAACACCCGTTTTTATCCCGAAGAAGAGGCCAACGACTCCGGCTACGCCGAGAAACTCGCCGGCTCGGCTGAAATTTTCGTCAACGACGCGTTCGGCACCGCTCACCGCGCGCACGCCTCCACGGAAGGTGTCACCCATTTCGTGAAGCAAAGCGCTTCCGGATTCCTTCTCGACCGCGAGCTGGAATACCTCGACGGCAAGCTCCAGAACCCCGAGCGGCCCTTCCTCGTCATCATGGGCGGCGCCAAGGTTTCGGACAAGATCCAGGTCATCACCGCGCTCATGGAGAAAGCCGACGCCTTCCTCATCGGCGGCGCGATGGCAAACACCTTCCGCAAGGCGCAGGGCTACAAGACCGGCAACAGCCGCGTGGAAGGCGACAAGCTCGACCTCGCTCTCGACATTCTCGCCAAGGCCGAGGCCAAGGGCGTGAAGTTCCTGCTTCCTGCCGACACCCGCGTGACCCAGGAGTTCAAGGAAGGTGCTGAGACCCAGGTCACCGGCGTTTACGGCCAAGGGGGCGAAACTCCCGATGGCTGGGAAGGCATCGACATCGGTGATGTCGCGATCGCCGAATTCTCCGAAGAAGTCGCCAAGGCGAAAACCATCATCTGGAACGGCCCGATGGGCGTGTTCGAACTCGACAGCTTCGCCAAGGGCACCAAGGCCATCGCCGAAGCCATGGCGGCGAACGAAGGCACCACCATCGTCGGTGGCGGTGACTCCGTCACGGCCGTCAACAAGTTCGGTCTCGATGACCGGATGACCTTCATTTCCACCGGTGGTGGCGCATCCCTCGAGCTCCTCGAAGGAAAGACCCTCCCTGGTGTGGCCGCTCTCAGCGAAGCCTGATTTCCGTCCAAACCCTCCCAACCACTGAAACCATCATCATGAATCGTAAACCGATTTTCGCCGCCAACTGGAAGATGAACAAGGGCGCTTCCGAAACGGAAGACTTCATCAAGAGCTTCCTGTCCAAGCTGCAAGGCCAGGATTTTCCCTGTGAAATCGTCA is from Luteolibacter yonseiensis and encodes:
- a CDS encoding phosphoglycerate kinase: MAKLSIRDLDVSSKEVLMRADFNVPLKDGVITDDTRIQGAIPSIRHLISGGAKLVLCSHLGRPTGGFEAKFSLAPVAAALSAILGQEVKLAPDSIGEETAALRAALQPGEVLLLENTRFYPEEEANDSGYAEKLAGSAEIFVNDAFGTAHRAHASTEGVTHFVKQSASGFLLDRELEYLDGKLQNPERPFLVIMGGAKVSDKIQVITALMEKADAFLIGGAMANTFRKAQGYKTGNSRVEGDKLDLALDILAKAEAKGVKFLLPADTRVTQEFKEGAETQVTGVYGQGGETPDGWEGIDIGDVAIAEFSEEVAKAKTIIWNGPMGVFELDSFAKGTKAIAEAMAANEGTTIVGGGDSVTAVNKFGLDDRMTFISTGGGASLELLEGKTLPGVAALSEA